The following are encoded in a window of Naumovozyma castellii chromosome 8, complete genome genomic DNA:
- the TSR3 gene encoding ribosome biogenesis protein TSR3 (ancestral locus Anc_6.19): MGKGKNKKRDDGDSKGRQHRGANGHSSRHNHKNMEMRKHENEDTSNVKKIPVKLGMWDFDHCDPKRCSGKKLERLGLIKSLKIGQRFQGLIISPNGKKVVSPEDADIIKEFGAAVVECSWARLDEIPFSKLNGGNGGKNERLLPYLVAANQVNYGRPWKLNCVEALAACFAIIGRSDWAADLLSNFSWGMNFLTLNEELFELYSQCTDSDSIQEAQEAWLNKIDEEAKERKLQAQDNDIWLMGNTNRVNDNLRDLTLSDGDEDEEEEDAEDYLTEKSVKYDNLGNVIESSEDEITLRYDNLGNVIEEEEEEKRYDALGNLIEN, translated from the coding sequence atggGTAAgggaaaaaataaaaagaggGATGACGGAGATAGTAAGGGCCGTCAGCATCGAGGTGCCAATGGTCACAGTTCTAGACACAACCATAAGAATATGGAGATGAGAAAGCATGAAAATGAGGATACTTCAAATGTAAAAAAGATCCCAGTGAAATTAGGGATGTGGGATTTTGATCATTGTGACCCTAAAAGATGCAGTGGTAAGAAACTGGAAAGATTAGGGTTGATTAAGTCATTAAAGATTGGGCAACGGTTTCAAGGGCTTATTATCTCACCCAATGGTAAGAAAGTGGTTTCTCCTGAAGATGCAGATATTATTAAGGAGTTTGGTGCTGCAGTGGTAGAATGTTCTTGGGCACGTCTTGATGAAATCCCCTTTAGTAAATTAAATGGTGGTAATGGTGGAAAAAATGAGAGACTTTTACCGTATTTGGTGGCTGCCAACCAAGTGAATTATGGAAGACCATGGAAATTAAATTGTGTAGAAGCTTTGGCGGCATGCTTTGCCATTATTGGGAGATCAGATTGGGCTGCCGATTTATTATCGAATTTCTCTTGGGGGATGAATTTTCTGACtttaaatgaagaattatttgaattgtaTTCACAATGTACAGACTCAGACTCAATACAAGAGGCACAAGAAGCATGGCTGaataaaattgatgaagaggCTAAAGAGCGCAAATTACAAGCTCAAGATAATGATATATGGTTAATGGGGAATACAAATAGAGTAAATGATAATCTTCGAGATTTAACCCTAAGCGATGGGgatgaagacgaagaagaagaggatgcAGAAGATTATTTAACCGAGAAATCTGTCAAATATGATAATTTAGGTAATGTGATCGAAAGtagtgaagatgaaataaCTTTACGGTATGACAACCTTGGAAACGTGAtagaagaggaagaagaagaaaagcGCTACGATGCGCTGGGGAATCTTATAGAGAATTAG